From Jiangella mangrovi:
CCGGCATCGTGGCAGAAGACGACCTGCTCGTGTCCGGTGTGACGACCGAACACCAGGGGCGACGCCTTGGTCATGGTGGTGACCCTTTCACGTCAGGGCCCGCGGGGTGTGCGGGCCTGGGTGTCACGCTCACTCTAGGAGGGATCGGGCAAGAGCGGCGACGAGTGGGGGCCGAAGGCTCCCTCGAGTCGTCGGTGCAAGCTGCAGGACTGGGTGGCTGTACACGGGCTTGCCCGATCCGACATTTCATGTTCAGCCGGACGGGGTACGCGGCATGTGCGGGCCGCTCGACACGGGCGACTCGACGCGGGGGACCGGGAGGTAACACGGTGAGGCGCTGGCACGGCAATCCCTGGGCGATCCTGCTCACTCTGTGTCTCGGATTCTTCATGACGCTGCTCGACGTCACGATCGTCAACATCGCGATCCCGAGCATGATGGAGGACCTCGGCGCGTCGCTCGACGAGATCCTGTGGGTCATCAACGCCTACGTGATCATGCTGGCGGTGCTGGTCATCACGGCCGGGCGGCTGGGCGACCTGCGCGGACAGCGGTCGATGTTCATCATCGGCGTCGCGGTGTTCACGGCGGCGTCGCTGGCCTGCGGGCTGGCGCAGGGGCCGGCCATGCTGATCGCGTTCCGGGTGGTGCAGGGCATCGGCGCGGCGATCCTCATGCCGCAGACGTCGGCGCTGCTGATCACCACGTTCCCGCCGGAGAAACGCGGGACGGCCTTCGGCATCTGGGGCGCGGTGGCCGGCGTGGCGACGGTGGCCGGGCCGACGCTGGGCGGGCTGCTGGTGACGGTGTTCGACTGGCGGTGGATCTTCTTCGTCAACATTCCCGTGGGCATCGTCGTCCTGGCCATGGCGTGGACGATCATCCCGGAGTCGCCGCGGCGCGAGCGGCACGCCCTGGACCTGCCGGGCGTCGCACTGGCCAGCGTGGCGCTGGTGTGCCTGACCTTCGGCCTGGTCGAGGGCGAGCGGTTCGGCTGGGGGCAGGTGTGGGAGTTCGTGTCGATCCCGGCGCTGCTGATCGCCGGCGGCGTCCTGCTGGCGGTCTTCCTGGCGCTGCAGGCCAGGCGCCAGGACCGCGAGCCGCTGATCCCGTTCGGCCTGTTCGACGACCGCAACTACGCGGTGATGAACGGCGTGGCGGCGCTGGTCTCCGTGGCCATGGTCAGCACGTTCCTGCCGATCACCATCTACCTGCAGTCGGTGCTCGGGCACACCGCGCTGGCGGCCGGCCTGACGCTGGCGCCGATGTCCGTGGTGTCCATGGTCGTGGCCCCGCTGGCGGGCCGGTACACCGACCGCGTGGGCGGCAAGTACATACTGATGGCCGGGCTGCTGCTCTACGGCGCCGGCATCCTGACCTTCGCCCTGGTGGCGACGGACGACTCGCAGTGGTGGCACTTCCTGCCGTCGCTGCTGGTCGCGGGGCTCGGCCTGGGGGCGGTCTTCGCTCCGATGAACGCAGTGGCGATGCGCGACATACCGGGGCGGGTGGCCGGTGCGGCTTCCGGGGTGCTGAACACCACCCGGCAACTGGGCCAGGTGATCGGCAGTGCGGCGGTCGGCGCGGTCCTCCAGGGCCTCTTGGTCGGCCGGTTGTATTCGGAGGCGGTTGCGGCGGCAACCTCATTACCGGAGGAGACCCGGCAACCGTTCATCGACGGTTTCGCCGGGGCCGCACAAGGGGGACTGCAGGTCAGCGCCGCGCAAGACGGAATTGACATCCCTGTGCCACCCGGAGTTTCTGAGGAAGTCGTAAGAAAGATCGCCGAAATGGCACACGATGTGTTCATACAGGGCTATGTTGATGCAATGAAGCCGACGCTGATCGTTCCGGTCGCCGCCGTGGCATGTGGGGCGCTCCTGTGTCTTGCAGTCAAGCGGGGGCGAACGGGCCGAGAAGAGGAGGCTCAGGATGCCGGCGCTCGGACGATCTCCGATGCCGGCTGAGCCCGACCTGGCACGACTTGGGTCGGTTCGCGGCTTACGTGGACCTTACGTAGGCTAGAGACACCCTGGGTGGACATCATCCGAATGGATGGCATCGGTCGAGCCGTACGGGCGGTGTCCTTCAGGGGCGTGACAAGGTGGAATATCCGGTGTGGCGGGAAACCTCCCGCTATGGGATCTAAGGAGGTGACGATGGCGACCAGGACACAAGACGCCGAGCCCCTCCTCACTCCTGCCGAGGTGGCGGCCATGTTCCGGGTGGATCCGAAGACGGTGACCCGGTGGGCCAAGGCCGGCAAGCTCACGTCGATCCGGACGCTCGGTGGCCACCGGCGGTACCGCGAGTCCGAGGTGCGTGCGCTGCTCAACGGGCAAGGGTCCGCAGTGGAGCGCGTCGAGGTCGGCGAGCTCTAAGGGGTGAGAATCGTCCCAGCATACGCTCGACCTTGCCGAGCGGGGGCGGTACACGGGGAAGTCAAGGCTGGGCCCGTAGGCGGCGGGCCAGGCCTGCGGCGGGGGCTGCGCGGAAACGCGTAACTAGAAGTCGTGTGACCTGTGGGGCAGGATCACACGAGGTCGGCGTCGCGAGTGCGATGCGGTCCGCTCCGGGTGGGAGTCAGGGCTGCTTCAGTCGCACCGCACCAGCCGCCAGGCGTCGACACGGGCGGTAAGCAGGTAGGCCGCCCGTGTCCGCTACTTTCAACGATCATTTTCTTTTCTCGCACATCCTCTTTCTCATCGGCCATTCGGCCTGACGATGTGCGTCCTTCAATGCTCAATCATTGTCCGGCATTCGAGATCGGGCTTTGTGGCGGCGTGAATTCCGCTCGGTTCGGCGGGACTCAGGCGGCCGGGCGATCCGGCAGTGGCCGGCGCCGGCGGGCCGGGTCCGAGAGCGACACCGGCGTCCACGCACCGTCGGGGTGATAGGCGTTGCTGCCCGGCGGCACGATGGCGTCGATACGGTCCAGCGTCGCGTCGTCCAGCGTGAGCTCGGCGCCGTCGAGCAACGACTCCAGCTGCTCCATGGTGCGCGGTCCGATGATCGTCGACGTGACGGCCGGGTGCGCGAGGGTGAACGCGATGGCGAGCTGCGGAA
This genomic window contains:
- a CDS encoding DHA2 family efflux MFS transporter permease subunit → MGAEGSLESSVQAAGLGGCTRACPIRHFMFSRTGYAACAGRSTRATRRGGPGGNTVRRWHGNPWAILLTLCLGFFMTLLDVTIVNIAIPSMMEDLGASLDEILWVINAYVIMLAVLVITAGRLGDLRGQRSMFIIGVAVFTAASLACGLAQGPAMLIAFRVVQGIGAAILMPQTSALLITTFPPEKRGTAFGIWGAVAGVATVAGPTLGGLLVTVFDWRWIFFVNIPVGIVVLAMAWTIIPESPRRERHALDLPGVALASVALVCLTFGLVEGERFGWGQVWEFVSIPALLIAGGVLLAVFLALQARRQDREPLIPFGLFDDRNYAVMNGVAALVSVAMVSTFLPITIYLQSVLGHTALAAGLTLAPMSVVSMVVAPLAGRYTDRVGGKYILMAGLLLYGAGILTFALVATDDSQWWHFLPSLLVAGLGLGAVFAPMNAVAMRDIPGRVAGAASGVLNTTRQLGQVIGSAAVGAVLQGLLVGRLYSEAVAAATSLPEETRQPFIDGFAGAAQGGLQVSAAQDGIDIPVPPGVSEEVVRKIAEMAHDVFIQGYVDAMKPTLIVPVAAVACGALLCLAVKRGRTGREEEAQDAGARTISDAG
- a CDS encoding BldC family transcriptional regulator — its product is MATRTQDAEPLLTPAEVAAMFRVDPKTVTRWAKAGKLTSIRTLGGHRRYRESEVRALLNGQGSAVERVEVGEL